The bacterium region GCCGGAGGGTGCGTGATCGCGCGGGGCAGAACGAGTCTGAATCTGGGAATCGGTCGGGTGTATCATCCACGGAACGAGTTGTAGGGGAAGGCGGAAAAGCTGAGCAATATCAACGCGGACGAATATTGAGGACGCACAGGCACGTTCGCGTGGATCGCGCACGAGATCATCGCCGTGCGGTCGCCCTTGATTTCGTGGACGGCGCTGGTGACGGCCCTGAGGAGGGCACCGCTACTCACCGCGGTTGCTTCTTGGTTGGTGCGGATGTCGACGAAGGGCACGTACATTTCCTCGTGGCTCGCGGGCGTTGGACGGGGCGCCTCGCTGTCCCACAGGATCGGCCGCGGCCTTCCTTCGCGCCAGACCCATTTCAGGGTCGGCCGGGCGGGAGCATTCTGGGGGTGGCGGCTATCGCCGACCCCCAGAAGATTCCGAGCGAGGCGGATTGATTCGGCGCTACTTCCGGAGGTAAGATCGTCGAAAGGAGGAACGCCGATGTCGAAGACGCTTCCCGCGGCGCCCTACCGGATGATCACGGCCAGCGACGGCAGCGCCGTCCCCTGGTACATCATGCCCTTCGACGAGCGCGGTCGCTGTACCGCGCCGTTGACACGTCGCGAGATGCTGGAGCGTCTCTCGGCCGGGGGCTTCACCGACGTCTACCTCTTCTCGCACGGCTGGAACAACGACTGGGAGGTCTCTTCGGAGCGCTACGACAGCTTCATCCAGGGCTTCATCGGCATGCGCAAGGCCCAGAGCCTGCAGATGGGCCGCCCGTACAAGCCGCTCCTGATCGGGATCTTCTGGCCGAGCACCGCGCTCGTGCTTCCGTGGGAGCGAGCGCCCCGCATGGCAGGGATCGGGGGCGTCACCGACGACGCCGAGGTCGCGGACGAGCGGGCGATGGTTCAGGAGCTCTCGCGGTCGATCGCGGAGTCCGAAGTCGAGCGGTTCTACGAGCTGGCCCAGAAGGCCGAGGGGCTGGACGAGCGGGAGGCGCTCGAGCTGGCGAGCCTGCTCCTCTCGGTGGGGGTACGAGGCGGCGACGAGCTGAGCGAGCAGGCGGGCGAGGAGAACGCCACGCCGCAGGATCTCGTGGCGGCGTGGCACGCCGCCCAGGCCGTGCTCCCGACCGGGCCCGAGGTCGACGATGGAGACGAGCCGCTCGACGACGACGACTTCGGGACGGCCGACGGCGCAGCCGCGACACCCGACGCTGCGGGCCTGCTCTCCGCGCTCGACCCGCGGAACATCCTGCGCCTCACGACCGTGCTACAGATGAAGGATCGCGCGGGTGTCGTGGGCGCTCGGGGCGTGTCGCCCCTGCTGGCCGAGCTCTTGGCGAGCAGCGACGCGCGCGCCCATCTCGTCGGGCACTCCTACGGTGGCAAGGTCGTGCTGTCGGCCGTCTGTCAGTCGCCACTCCCCAGGAAGGTCCAGACGCTGCTGTTGCTCCAGCCCGCCGTCTCGCGCCTGTGCTTTGCGGCCGACACCGGGGCTGGGCACGCGGGGGGCTATCGCCCGGCGCTCGATCGATGCGG contains the following coding sequences:
- a CDS encoding alpha/beta hydrolase, producing MSKTLPAAPYRMITASDGSAVPWYIMPFDERGRCTAPLTRREMLERLSAGGFTDVYLFSHGWNNDWEVSSERYDSFIQGFIGMRKAQSLQMGRPYKPLLIGIFWPSTALVLPWERAPRMAGIGGVTDDAEVADERAMVQELSRSIAESEVERFYELAQKAEGLDEREALELASLLLSVGVRGGDELSEQAGEENATPQDLVAAWHAAQAVLPTGPEVDDGDEPLDDDDFGTADGAAATPDAAGLLSALDPRNILRLTTVLQMKDRAGVVGARGVSPLLAELLASSDARAHLVGHSYGGKVVLSAVCQSPLPRKVQTLLLLQPAVSRLCFAADTGAGHAGGYRPALDRCGHILSTFSRKDAALTKFFHLAARRARDLGELRIAAGSEPSKYAALGGFGPGGLAPEEMARVKMKQVGEGYGLEQQAQPVLALEGHEAIGGHGDISNSHTWWALFDAVKSSG